The Vicia villosa cultivar HV-30 ecotype Madison, WI linkage group LG1, Vvil1.0, whole genome shotgun sequence genome includes a region encoding these proteins:
- the LOC131611308 gene encoding non-functional NADPH-dependent codeinone reductase 2-like — MRCNHHVRLNCGITMPLIGFGTYSYPNDHKTTQIAVHNALELGYRHFDTAKIYGSEPALGKALNKAIYMGQVEREEIFLTSKLWGSDHHDPVSALKRTLKNLDMEYLDMYLVHWPVKLKPWVNYPVPNEDDFENLDLETTWAGMEKCLEMGLCRSIGVSNFSSSKIEWLLDFANTPPAVNQVEMHPMWRQRKLRKTCGKHNIHVSAYSPLGGPGNAWGSPAVVNHPIIQSIAFKHNATPPQVALKWGLLKGSSVIVKSFNDERMEENIGSYDLNLDDEDMLEIEKMEEMKIMRGEFHVNETTSPYKTIQELWDDEI; from the exons ATGAGGTGCAATCATCATGTTCGTTTGAATTGTGGCATTACAATGCCTCTCATTGGATTTGGCACTTATTCATACCCAAATGATCACAAAACAACACAAATTGCTGTCCACAATGCCCTTGAG CTGGGTTATAGGCATTTTGATACAGCAAAAATATATGGTTCTGAGCCAGCATTGGGCAAAGCCTTAAATAAGGCAATTTATATGGGACAAGTAGAGAGGGAAGAGATTTTCTTGACATCCAAATTGTGGGGGAGTGATCACCATGATCCCGTTTCTGCATTGAAGCGAACTCTAAA GAACCTGGACATGGAATATCTGGATATGTATCTAGTGCACTGGCCAGTGAAGTTAAAACCATGGGTTAACTACCCTGTTCCTAATGAAGATGACTTTGAAAATTTGGATCTTGAAACAACATGGGCAGGGATGGAAAAATGTCTTGAAATGGGACTTTGTAGGAGTATTGGAGTTAGTAATTTCTCTAGTAGCAAGATTGAATGGCTCTTAGATTTTGCTAATACACCCCCAGCAGTTAACCAG GTGGAAATGCATCCAATGTGGAGGCAGAGAAAGTTAAGAAAGACATGTGGAAAGCATAACATCCACGTAAGTGCATATTCACCACTTGGTGGACCAGGGAATGCATGGGGATCTCCAGCTGTTGTTAATCATCCAATTATACAATCAATTGCCTTCAAACACAATGCAACTCCACCACAG GTTGCATTGAAATGGGGACTATTAAAGGGGTCAAGTGTGATTGTGAAAAGCTTCAATGATGAAAGAATGGAAGAAAATATAGGATCATATGATCTAAATTTGGATGATGAAGATATGTTAGAGAttgagaaaatggaagaaatgaaGATAATGAGAGGTGAATTTCATGTCAATGAAACCACAAGTCCCTACAAAACAATTCAAGAACTTTGGGATGATGAAATTTGA
- the LOC131611287 gene encoding uncharacterized protein LOC131611287 isoform X1: MKKDKEKEKGKAIGVSSPVSGEDSDDKQFPSFPSVRFSSRNASSKYDFVKVKVWLGDNADHYYVLSRFLLSRMLTVTKIPNHVAIKIALELKKLLIDNSLLDVSQSDLEANLFKLMGRRGYGEEYINRYKMMTRFHHQRVPLVILVCGTACVGKSTIATQLAQRLNLPNVLQTDMVYELLRTSTDAPLASTPVWARDFNSSEELITEFCRECRVVRKGLGGDLKKAMKDGKPIIIEGIHLDPSIYLVEDENKSPSAANAGNKEINPLSAELDDNTSTNTESINVPSGDETNSDSKILSSNEGVNDDLVDAASSSTTSPSGLTRSILEHKVCHADASPKELEIEKITISKEKSGTKPIIVPIVLKMAEFDHKALLEEWISSRTFTEKCPDQDHDKLIANLKTIQDYLCSFTSQGLTVVNVSATTFPQTLDWLHGYLLQCIEQGTSLGSHENATQPK, encoded by the exons ATGAAGAAGGACAAGGAGAAAGAGAAAGGGAAAGCAATCGGTGTGTCAAGCCCCGTCAGTGGTGAAGACAGTGATGATAAACAGTTTCCGTCCTTTCCATCTGTCAGATTCTCTTCTCGTAACGCTTCTTCCAAATATGATTTTGTTAAG GTGAAGGTGTGGTTGGGTGATAATGCGGATCATTACTATGTTCTTTCCAGATTTTTGCTCAGTAGAATGTTAACTGTCACCAAG ATTCCAAACCATGTAGCTATCAAAATTGCTCTCGAACTGAAGAAGTTGCTCATAGACAACAgtcttttggatgt CTCTCAGTCTGATTTGGAAGCCAACCTATTTAAG CTTATGGGGCGGCGAGGATATGGAGAAGAGTACATAAACCGCTATAAGATGATGACAAG GTTTCACCATCAAAGAGTTCCCCTGGTAATCCTTGTCTGTGGAACTGCTTGTGTCGGGAAGTCTACAATTGCCACCCAGCTTGCGCAGCGGCTAAATTTGCCAAATGTATTACAG ACAGATATGGTTTACGAATTGTTGCGCACTTCAACAGA TGCGCCATTGGCTTCAACTCCTGTATGGGCCCGAGACTTCAATTCATCAGAAGAGTTAATAACTGAGTTTTGCAGAGAATGCCGGGTGGTTCGTAAAG GTTTGGGCGGTGACTTGAAAAAGGCAATGAAAGATGGAAAACCGATTATAATTGAG GGAATACATTTGGATCCTAGCATTTATTTAGTGGAAGACGAGAACAAGTCACCTAGCGCTGCAAATGCaggaaataaagaaataaatccGTTGTCTGCAGAATTGGATGATAATACTTCAACAAACACGGAAAGTATTAATGTCCCTAGTGGCGATGAGACGAATAGTGATTCCAAGATTTTGAGCTCCAACGAGGGAGTAAATGATGACCTGGTGGATGCCGCATCAAGTTCCACCACATCACCCTCGGGCCTAACTAGAAGCATCCTTGAGCATAAAG TTTGTCATGCAGATGCTTCTCCTAAAGAACTGGAGATCGAAAAAATAACTATTAGTAAGGAGAAGTCCGGCACGAAACCGATAATTGTGCCTATTGTTTTGAAGATGGCTGAATTTGATCATAAG GCATTACTAGAAGAGTGGATCTCATCTCGTACATTTACCGAAAAGTGCCCAGACCAG GATCATGATAAACTCATAGCCAACTTGAAAACCATACAGGATTATCTATGCTCTTTCACATCACAG GGGTTGACTGTAGTCAACGTATCCGCAACAACATTTCCTCAAACATTGGATTGGCTACACGGTTATCTTCTTCAG tGCATTGAGCAAGGTACTTCACTAGGGTCACATGAAAATGCTACCCAACCCAAGTAG
- the LOC131611287 gene encoding uncharacterized protein LOC131611287 isoform X2 gives MKKDKEKEKGKAIGVSSPVSGEDSDDKQFPSFPSVRFSSRNASSKYDFVKVKVWLGDNADHYYVLSRFLLSRMLTVTKIPNHVAIKIALELKKLLIDNSLLDVSQSDLEANLFKLMGRRGYGEEYINRYKMMTRFHHQRVPLVILVCGTACVGKSTIATQLAQRLNLPNVLQTDMVYELLRTSTDAPLASTPVWARDFNSSEELITEFCRECRVVRKGLGGDLKKAMKDGKPIIIEGIHLDPSIYLVEDENKSPSAANAGNKEINPLSAELDDNTSTNTESINVPSGDETNSDSKILSSNEGVNDDLVDAASSSTTSPSGLTRSILEHKDASPKELEIEKITISKEKSGTKPIIVPIVLKMAEFDHKALLEEWISSRTFTEKCPDQDHDKLIANLKTIQDYLCSFTSQGLTVVNVSATTFPQTLDWLHGYLLQCIEQGTSLGSHENATQPK, from the exons ATGAAGAAGGACAAGGAGAAAGAGAAAGGGAAAGCAATCGGTGTGTCAAGCCCCGTCAGTGGTGAAGACAGTGATGATAAACAGTTTCCGTCCTTTCCATCTGTCAGATTCTCTTCTCGTAACGCTTCTTCCAAATATGATTTTGTTAAG GTGAAGGTGTGGTTGGGTGATAATGCGGATCATTACTATGTTCTTTCCAGATTTTTGCTCAGTAGAATGTTAACTGTCACCAAG ATTCCAAACCATGTAGCTATCAAAATTGCTCTCGAACTGAAGAAGTTGCTCATAGACAACAgtcttttggatgt CTCTCAGTCTGATTTGGAAGCCAACCTATTTAAG CTTATGGGGCGGCGAGGATATGGAGAAGAGTACATAAACCGCTATAAGATGATGACAAG GTTTCACCATCAAAGAGTTCCCCTGGTAATCCTTGTCTGTGGAACTGCTTGTGTCGGGAAGTCTACAATTGCCACCCAGCTTGCGCAGCGGCTAAATTTGCCAAATGTATTACAG ACAGATATGGTTTACGAATTGTTGCGCACTTCAACAGA TGCGCCATTGGCTTCAACTCCTGTATGGGCCCGAGACTTCAATTCATCAGAAGAGTTAATAACTGAGTTTTGCAGAGAATGCCGGGTGGTTCGTAAAG GTTTGGGCGGTGACTTGAAAAAGGCAATGAAAGATGGAAAACCGATTATAATTGAG GGAATACATTTGGATCCTAGCATTTATTTAGTGGAAGACGAGAACAAGTCACCTAGCGCTGCAAATGCaggaaataaagaaataaatccGTTGTCTGCAGAATTGGATGATAATACTTCAACAAACACGGAAAGTATTAATGTCCCTAGTGGCGATGAGACGAATAGTGATTCCAAGATTTTGAGCTCCAACGAGGGAGTAAATGATGACCTGGTGGATGCCGCATCAAGTTCCACCACATCACCCTCGGGCCTAACTAGAAGCATCCTTGAGCATAAAG ATGCTTCTCCTAAAGAACTGGAGATCGAAAAAATAACTATTAGTAAGGAGAAGTCCGGCACGAAACCGATAATTGTGCCTATTGTTTTGAAGATGGCTGAATTTGATCATAAG GCATTACTAGAAGAGTGGATCTCATCTCGTACATTTACCGAAAAGTGCCCAGACCAG GATCATGATAAACTCATAGCCAACTTGAAAACCATACAGGATTATCTATGCTCTTTCACATCACAG GGGTTGACTGTAGTCAACGTATCCGCAACAACATTTCCTCAAACATTGGATTGGCTACACGGTTATCTTCTTCAG tGCATTGAGCAAGGTACTTCACTAGGGTCACATGAAAATGCTACCCAACCCAAGTAG
- the LOC131648204 gene encoding uncharacterized protein LOC131648204 has translation MHNHKLSKDLEVHDILGRLKDQERNFVNDMTKYNMAPRYIVAAFKHKDQKNLTSVTQVYTTRATYRTSKRGALAKMQMLLSLIHKEKYMCWTRNRDKSDVVTDIFWTYLDSVKLLNMFHLVLIFNCIYKTNRYRIPLVVIVDIFSCLCLFGT, from the exons ATGCACAATCATAAACTATCCAAGGATTTGGAAGTTCATGACATATTGGGTCGTCTAAAAGATCAGGAAAGAAATTTTGTGAATGACATGACGAAATACAATATGGCTCCAAGATACATAGTTGCTGCTTTCAAACACAAAGATCAAAAAAACCTCACGAGTGTTACTCAGGTGTATACAACTAGAGCTACATACAGAACGAGCAAGAGAGGTGCATTGGCAAAAATGCAGATGTTGTTAAGCCTTATTCATAAAGAGAAATACATGTGTTGGACTAGAAATAGGGACAAGTCAGATGTTGTAACTGATATCTTTTGGACATATCTTGATTCTGTGAAGTTGCTGAATATGTTTCATTTGGTGTTGATTTTTAATTGCATTTACAAGACAAATAG GTACCGGATACCACTAGTTGTGATTGTTGACATTTTCAGTTGCCTTTGCCTATTTGGAACATGA